The following coding sequences lie in one Chionomys nivalis chromosome 8, mChiNiv1.1, whole genome shotgun sequence genomic window:
- the Kcnip2 gene encoding Kv channel-interacting protein 2 isoform X2, with protein MRGQGRKESLSESRDLDGSYDQLTGHPPGPTKKALKQRFLKLLPCCGPQALPSVSESNVEDEYELSTVCHRPEGLEQLQEQTKFTRKELQVLYRGFKNECPSGIVNEENFKQIYSQFFPQGDSSTYATFLFNAFDTNHDGSVSFEDFVAGLSVILRGTIDDRLNWAFNLYDLNKDGCITKEEMLDIMKSIYDMMGKYTYPALREEAPREHVESFFQKMDRNKDGVVTIEEFIESCQKDENIMKSMQLFDNVI; from the exons GCCACCCTCCAGGGCCCACTAAAAAAGCCCTGAAGCAGCGTTTCCTCAAGCTGCTGCCGTGCTGCGGGCCCCAAGCCCTGCCCTCAGTCAGTGAAAGCAA CGTGGAGGATGAGTATGAACTCTCCACCGTGTGTCACCGGCCTGAGGGGCTGGAGCAGCTGCAGGAACAAACCAAGTTCACTCGCAAAGAGTTGCAGGTCCTGTACCGAGGCTTCAAAAAC GAATGCCCCAGCGGCATCGTCAACGAGGAGAACTTCAAGCAGATATACTCTCAGTTCTTTCCCCAAGGAG ACTCCAGCACCTATGCTACTTTCCTCTTCAATGCCTTTGACACCAACCATGATGGCTCTGTCAGTTTTGAG GACTTTGTGGCTGGTTTGTCAGTGATCCTTCGGGGAACCATAGACGATAGACTGAACTGGGCCTTCAATTTATATGACCTCAACAAGGATGGCTGTATCACCAAGGAG GAAATGCTTGACATCATGAAGTCTATCTATGACATGATGGGCAAGTACACATACCCCGCCCTCCGGGAGGAGGCCCCAAGAGAGCACGTGGAGAGCTTCTTCCAG AAGATGGACAGAAACAAGGATGGAGTGGTGACCATCGAGGAGTTCATTGAGTCTTGTCAAAAG GACGAGAACATCATGAAGTCCATGCAGCTCTTTGACAATGTCATCTAG
- the Kcnip2 gene encoding Kv channel-interacting protein 2 isoform X1, giving the protein MRGQGRKESLSESRDLDGSYDQLTGHPPGPTKKALKQRFLKLLPCCGPQALPSVSETLAAPASLRPHRPRPLDPDSVEDEYELSTVCHRPEGLEQLQEQTKFTRKELQVLYRGFKNECPSGIVNEENFKQIYSQFFPQGDSSTYATFLFNAFDTNHDGSVSFEDFVAGLSVILRGTIDDRLNWAFNLYDLNKDGCITKEEMLDIMKSIYDMMGKYTYPALREEAPREHVESFFQKMDRNKDGVVTIEEFIESCQKDENIMKSMQLFDNVI; this is encoded by the exons GCCACCCTCCAGGGCCCACTAAAAAAGCCCTGAAGCAGCGTTTCCTCAAGCTGCTGCCGTGCTGCGGGCCCCAAGCCCTGCCCTCAGTCAGTGAAA CATTAGCTGCCCCAGCCTCCCTCCGCCCCCACAGACCCCGCCCGCTGGACCCAG ACAGCGTGGAGGATGAGTATGAACTCTCCACCGTGTGTCACCGGCCTGAGGGGCTGGAGCAGCTGCAGGAACAAACCAAGTTCACTCGCAAAGAGTTGCAGGTCCTGTACCGAGGCTTCAAAAAC GAATGCCCCAGCGGCATCGTCAACGAGGAGAACTTCAAGCAGATATACTCTCAGTTCTTTCCCCAAGGAG ACTCCAGCACCTATGCTACTTTCCTCTTCAATGCCTTTGACACCAACCATGATGGCTCTGTCAGTTTTGAG GACTTTGTGGCTGGTTTGTCAGTGATCCTTCGGGGAACCATAGACGATAGACTGAACTGGGCCTTCAATTTATATGACCTCAACAAGGATGGCTGTATCACCAAGGAG GAAATGCTTGACATCATGAAGTCTATCTATGACATGATGGGCAAGTACACATACCCCGCCCTCCGGGAGGAGGCCCCAAGAGAGCACGTGGAGAGCTTCTTCCAG AAGATGGACAGAAACAAGGATGGAGTGGTGACCATCGAGGAGTTCATTGAGTCTTGTCAAAAG GACGAGAACATCATGAAGTCCATGCAGCTCTTTGACAATGTCATCTAG